In Oncorhynchus gorbuscha isolate QuinsamMale2020 ecotype Even-year linkage group LG03, OgorEven_v1.0, whole genome shotgun sequence, the DNA window CACTTCCAGCCAACCCCCTCCCCCAACCCACTCGAGCCAACCACTTCCAGCCGACCCCCTTCCCCCAACCACTTCCAGCCAACCCCCTCCTGCCAACCCCCTCCAGCCAACCCCATCCCCCAACCCCCTCCAGCCAAAATGTCTCCACTCCCAACCtcccattcccccaacctcccattcccccaacccccTCCAGCCAATCCCCTCCAGccaaccccctccccccaacACCCTCCAGCCAAAATGTCTCCACTCCCAACCTCCCAACCCCCTCCAGCCAACCCCTCCAGCAACATGTCTCTACTCccaaccccccaaccccctccaGCAACATGTCTCTACTCccaaccccccaaccccctccaGCAACATGTCTCTACTCCCAACCCCCCAACCCCTCCAGCAACATGTCTCTACTCCCAACCCCCCAACAACCCTCCAGCCAACCCCCCAACCTCCTCCAGCCAACCTCCTCCAGCAACCCCCCCAACCTCCTCCAGCCAACCCCCTCCAGACCCCCAACCCCTCCAGacaccccccaaccccctccagaccccccccaaccccctccagACCCCCCAACCCCCTCCAGACCCCCCTTGGTCTGTTTCACAAGCGTTCCAGGAAGTCTCTGATGTTGCACATCTGGGTTCAGAAACTCTGTGATTTTTATGTTACTGCTTTTTTGCCAAAGTATATTTACGGTACTTAAATATTAAATACTTCGATATGATTGAGTTTTTTAGTCCATATTTATATTTCTTtatttgtgtttaaaaaaaaatctgttttgtatttattacaacaacaaaaaaaattcaCTCCAAAGTATTGTGTATTAACTTTCCCGCGGTGCCGGGTAATACTGAACGTTTAGACAtcgtgggcggcaggtagcctcgtggttcgATCGTTGGGCCACTTGTTGAATATATTCAGTCGTTCTCCAAATCCTGAAGCTACTTTACCTAGATATGCATGCTGAATTTGGATTTACATTTGGGATTTTGTTTGTTGCACCAAAACTCCCTGTACTGTGTACTTTATAACTTAATGTCCAGTTTTTCATAACGCTCTCATTGCCACAAatgatataaaatacatttttaaaaaatatacaaaaaaattTAAATGACTTTAAACTTGTATTTATATTCATTAATTTCCCAATACTTCCAGACATGTTGTTGAACTGTATTGTaaaatatgatatatatatatatatattatatatatggggcggcagggtatcctagtggttagagtgtagaggtggcagggtagcctagtggttagagtggagaggcggcagggtagcctagtggttagagtgtagaggtggcagggtggcctagtggttagagtgtagaggtggcagggtggcctagtggttagagtgtagaggtggcaaggtagcctagtggttagagtgtagaggcggcagggtagcctagtggttagagtgtagaggtggcaaggtagcctagtggttagagtgtagaggtggcagggtggcctagtggttagagtgtagaggtggcagggtggcctagtggttagagtgtagaggtggcaaggtagcctagtggttagagtgtagaggaggcagggtagcctagtggttagagtgtagaggaggcagggtagcctagtggttagagtgtagaggtggcagggtggcctagtggttagagtgtagaggcggcagggtagcctagtggttagagtgtagaggtggcagggtagcctagtggttagagtgtagaggtggcagggtagcctagtggttagagtggagaggtggcagggtagcctagtggttagagtgttggactagtaaccggaaggtagcctagtggttagacagttggactagcaaccagcaggtagcctagtggttagagcgttggactagtaaccagcaggtagcctagtggttagagtgttggactagtaaccagcaggtagcctagtggttagagtgttggaccagtaaccagcaggtagcctagtggttagagcgttggactagtaaccagcaggtagcctagtggttagagcgttggactagtaaccagcaggtagcctagtggttagagcgttggactagtaaccagcaggtagcctagtggttagagtgttggactagtaaccagcaggtagcctagtggttagagtgttggactagtaaccggcaggtagcctagtggttagagtgttggactagtaaccagcaggtagtctagtggttagagtgttggactagtaaccagcaggtagcctagtggttagtgttggacttgtaaccagcaggtagcctagtggttagagtgttggactagtaaccagcaggtagcctagtggttagtgttggactagtaaccagcaggtagtctagtggtcagaaagttggactagtaaccagcaggtagcctagtggttagagtgttggactagtaaccagcaggtagcctagtggtcagaaagttggactagtaaccagcaggtagcctagtggtcagaaagttggactagtaaccagcaggtagtctagtggtcagaaagttggactagtaaccggaaggttgcaagttcaaaccccgagctgacaaggtacaaatctgtcgctctgcccctgaacaggcagttaaccccactgttcccaggccgtcattgactgacttgcctggttaaataaaggtaaaataaaaaataaaatatataatatatattatgtgtgttaCATGTAAATGGGCATACGAATAGAGGTACTCAATCATTCAAAGACACCTACTGTGTGCCTATGTGTGAAGATCAGGAATCTGCAACGTTTGGGTATTTTTACCCAACTATCTTTACTGCAATATTacatagtttaaaaaaatatctaaaaaataataatctttCCTTGACATCTACAGGAACTTGTTAGACCATTTTCTGAAATAATGAAACATACAAACATGTTACAGACATGTGAGTGTCACTAACATGGACAAAAGGGTTATTTTAACGTGTTTTAGACGTGTAAACAATGTGAACAGCGCTGTGTAGAGAGTAGGGTGCCGTTTCACCCTAGGTCTctgtgtagggagtagggtgccgtttcaccctaggtctctgtgtagagagtagggaggtgtttcaccctaggtctctgtgtagagagtAGGGTGCCGTTTCAccctaggtctctgtgtagagagtAGGGTGCCGTTTCAccctaggtctctgtgtagagagaAGGGTGCCGTTTCACCCTAGGTCTctgtgtagggagtagggtgccgtttcaccctaggtctctgtgtagagagtagggaggtgtttcaccctaggtctctgtgtagagagtAGGGTGCCGTTTCAccctaggtctctgtgtagagagtAGGGTGCCGTTTCAccctaggtctctgtgtagagagaAGGGTGCCGTTTCACCCTAGGTCTctgtgtagggagtagggtgccgtttcaccctaggtctctgtgtagagagtagggaggtgtttcaccctaggtctctgtgtagagagtAGGGTGCCGTTTCAccctaggtctctgtgtagagagtAGGGTGCCGTTTCAccctaggtctctgtgtagagagtAGGGTGCCGTTTCACCCTAGGTCTctgtgtagggagtagggtgccgtttcaccctaggtctctgtgtagagagtAGGGTGCCGTTTCACCCTAGGTCTctgtgtagggagtagggtgccgtttcaccctaggtctctgtgtagggagtagggtgccgtttcaccctaggtctctgtgtagagagtAGGGTGCCGTTTCAccctaggtctctgtgtagagagtagggaggtgtttcaccctaggtctctgtgtagagagtagggagccgtttcaccctaggtctctgtgtagggagctgtttcaccctaggtctctgtgtagggagtagggtgccgtttcaccctaggtctctgtgtagggagctgtttcaccctaggtctctgtgtagggagctgtttcaccctaggtctctgtgtagggagtagggtgccgtttcaccctaggtctctgtgtagggtgctgtttcaccctaggtctctgtagggagtagggtgccgtttcaccctaggtctctgtgtagggagctgtttcaccctaggtctctgtagggagtagggtgccgtttcaccctaggtctctgtgtagggagctgtttcaccctaggtctctgtgtagggagctgtttcaccctaggtctctgtgtagagagtAGGGTGCTGTTTCACCCTAGGTCTCTGTGTAGGGAGCTGTTTCAccctaggtctctgtgtagagagctgtttcaccctaggtctctgtgtagggagctgtttcaccctaggtctctgtgtagagagtAGGGTGCTGTTTCAccctaggtctctgtgtagagagtAGGGTGCTGTTTCAccct includes these proteins:
- the LOC124018153 gene encoding vegetative cell wall protein gp1-like, coding for MSPLPTSHCPNLPFPQPLQPTPSSQPLSANPIPQPPPANHFQPTPSPNPLQRTTSSRPPPPTPPANHFQPTPSPNPLEPTTSSRPPSPNHFQPTPSCQPPPANPIPQPPPAKMSPLPTSHSPNLPFPQPPPANPLQPTPSPQHPPAKMSPLPTSQPPPANPSSNMSLLPTPQPPPATCLYSQPPNPLQQHVSTPNPPTPPATCLYSQPPNNPPANPPTSSSQPPPATPPTSSSQPPPDPQPLQTPPNPLQTPPNPLQTPQPPPDPPWSVSQAFQEVSDVAHLGSETL